The stretch of DNA AAGTTGGATGCATTACATGAGGATATAGTCAAGACTTTGTGCAACCTTGAAAGGTATTTTCCACCATCATTCTTTGACATCATGGTACATTTGATGGTTCATTTAGTGAGAGAAGCAAAGTTGTGTGGGCCAGTTTGGGCAagatggatgtatccatttgaaagGAATATGAAAGTGCTCAAAAGCTATGTGCGTAACCATCATCGACCGGAAGCTAGTATGGTTGAGTGTTATATATCAGAAGAAGCTGTTGAATTTTGTTCAGAGTACATAGCTGGAGTTGACACAATCGGAATCACCAAACCAAGAAATAATTCAGATGAGTTTGATAAAGGATTGCGGGGGAAAGGAGAAATGGTTACTGTATCTAAGGCAGAGTTAGATCAAGCTCAATTAGTTTTAATGCACAATAATGCAGAGGTTCAACCATATATAACGTAAGTTATGCATTTGGTTGATCAATTGAATTCATAATCCATTCaattaactaatttttttttacatatattatttttgattttcaatttattttggtGAAGGGTAGTGAGCATATGGAGTTATTACAGTCAATGATTCCGAGAGGTCACAAAAACAAACAGAAGTGGGTTATAGATGAGCATCGTAAAACATTTATTAGGTGGTTAAAGAATACCATTCTAGCGAAGTTACGACAACCAAATCATGGAGTATCAGATGTGTTGAATCGCATAGCTCTTGGACCAACTTTTGACGTATGGAAGCATCAAGCTTACATTGTCAATGGTAAACGGTTTCATACAAAATCTAGAGATGATGCTCGAATGGTTCAAAATAGTGGTGTATGCATAGTTGCGGAGTCCTTACATTTTGCTACTTCAAAGGATAATAATCCAGTTTCAGGTACCATGACATATTATGGAGTGGTGAATGAAATATGGGAGCTGGATTATACATTGTTCCGAATTGCCCTCTTTAAATGTGAATGGGTAGATGTTAATGTTGGAATTAGGACCGACGAGCTTGGatttactttggttgatttgAATAAGAAAGGAAGCAAGGATGATCCTTTCATCATGGCCACCCAAGCAGTACAGGTATTTTATATACCAGATCCTGCTAATGGTAAATGGTCTGTTGTGTTGTCGACACCAGAAAGAAAGTTCGCAGAgaatgaagatgatgatgaaaatgatgatttAATGCACGAATGCTTCATTGTTGGACAACGAGTCCATGAACAAGTCGATGATGTTGAACATGATGATGTCTTGGACGATAGTGAATTCATACGAAATGATATTGAGGAAGGAATTTGGGTTGACTGTGATTCGATCCAAAAGAaacgaaaaaagaaaagaaaatgtgtTTAGTAGGTAAttatttcttaatattttatgTGATTGAAATATGTAACTGCCATTGTATGTTGAAttgtttcttaatattttatgtgatttattgaCATATGTAACTACCATTGTATGTGTAATTGTATCTTAATATTTagtaaatatgtttattatgcaGATATGGCAGATAATGTGCCGACACATGATTGCTCGGGAGATGAGAACTCAGGAGATGAGAACTTAGGTTATTGTTTGCAACCTCCTAACCATCGAGGTCCTACACGGATGAAGCGGATATGCCAAAGAATGGATAAAGGTGAAAAAATAGACCTTGAAGTTAATGACAAAGGGGAATACTTTGGAGAGATGATATCGTGGCTTGGAGTTAGATGTCGACAAACAATCGGTATCAATTATAAAGACTGGAGATATGTGGATCAATCGTTGAAGGACAAAATTTGGAAAGACGTGCAAGTAAGTTAATTATACAAAATATACTTATTATGATGTTTTCTAAACTATTTACTAACTGTTTGCTTTCTACATATAGCGTGGTTTCAATGTTCGTGCAGATTGGAAAAAAGATTGTCTTAAAATTGCAGGACGAATTATGAAGgattttaagacaaaaatgaCATGCGATGTCATAATGCCTTTGGCCAAAGAGAATAAGGTGAAGGAGCTCGCAATTCCCCCCAAAAACCATCCTGAAATTGATCAAGAAGATTGGGTAAAATTTGTTGCGAGTCGTCTAACACCTGAACATAtggtacatatatgtatattcacAACATTTATATAATTAGCTTTGATATATGAGCCTTACTAGTATGTAACTTACACATTTTTATTGTAGGCTTTGAGAAAGGCACAATCTGACCGAGCTTGCCAGAATACATCAAGGCACCACTCAGCTCGTAGAGGCATGGTGACTCTCCGAGAGGATGTGGTAATGAATTACATGTTTTTAGATATTCTAATACGCTTCACCATTTTCCTAACTAAACTTTACAATCAACAGCTAAAACCTGAACCAAAATGTCCATTCAATATATATACAGAACCACCTGTTTGCCTTTTGACTAATTGAACACAATGTAATTAGTTGATAacattttgttttgttaaatagaGCTTTGACTTTTCCATGGTAGCATGCTtaggtttttaaaaatttataataatatgaatTTACTATACTATGGGAAAAGTTGGTGTCCTTTTCttgaaaatcatagaaaaagaaAGGAGGAGGAGTTCAAAAGGGTGGGTTGGTTGGCTTTCCTATTGCTGTTTTAGTTAATAAGGCCATGAGACTTAAGTGGGCATGATTCCTAGTTGGAATTAGGATCATTTTCaatcaatttattatttttttaacaattataTTCCCTTATTAATTACATGTTTGTTGCAGAAAAAAGAAATCAAAATTCAAGATCCAGCCCGCCATCATGTTTGGTTAAAATCCCGCAAGAAAAATAATGTCCTAGTTACGGACTTGGATAGGGAGATTGCCGCAAGAATAGTAAGTGATATCTAACACAATTCAATAACATGAATATATGACTTGTTATTATAAAGTATTAACTATTATCAATCATAATGCATAGGCTGAACTCGAGGAAAAAGTAAACTCAGGGGAAGTTTTGGCCAGTGGTCGGAATGACATATTGACTCAAGCATTAGGGACACCTGAGCACCCTGGCCGGGTCAGAGCTGCTGGGTATGCCACTTTCTTGATTTAATgttagattattttttatttattttacttaattttttattaaatgagtGTTCCAACTGTTATTTGTAGGTTCACTGCAAAGGCTAGTAAGATATTTGGTCGAAAGAAAAGGGCTAAATGTAGTGAATCATCCTCCCAAAAACAAGAAATTCTTCAACTCAAAAAAGAAATTgaagaattgaagaaaaaaCTGTATGCTGCACAAGAACAAGATGATGGTAATGACAACTCCTCAGAAGAAAATGATGATCACTTAGATGATCATCAGGAGTTTGGAGGGTACGAAGATGATAATCAGACACCTCCTGTCATGTACAACTTCTCATCCACTAATAACAACGAAGTACTTTTGTGTTCAGACAACATCCATAATATAGTGGCCAAAGGTGTGGTTCTGGAATCTGTTAGTCCAGTAACAATCCATACCGTGCAGTATAAAGAAGGGATTGCACGAGTTTTAATTACAGAACAACTTCAAGAGGAGGCTGAAATTGCTCATCCTATCGAAAATATCCGATATGTCTATGAGACAAAGGACACATTTCTTCCTTGGCcaaaacatttaattttaaatttggataaggtaaaaattatttatttattgtcatATATGATTAATGCATATTTATTGTATATTGATGCTATAATTCATATTTTACAGGTTCCCATATTCCCAGATGTCGCATCCACCCATAAATCATCGTCAAAGGGGAAGCAGATAGCAACCCCTCACAGATCACCGAATAAAGGGAAACAGATATCAACTCTTCCTGCTATGTCTTCGGCTGGGTCACAATCAAATGTCAGGATAGATCAAGTGGACAAGAATGCAACATTCAAGCTGGAGGTCTGGGCTCAAATACCTGTATGTCTCCACTTTTTAGTTGAAGAATTTATAAGGAGGAAAGGGAAGTGGAGCGTTGTTGAAGTTCCAACTGATCCAGACTTCATGCCACCTCGCACACATATTATCTTGTCATCAGAGGATGTAGAGCAGGTTGGAACCTTAAATTTTATTGGATGTCAAGGCATGATCTTTGGAATTAGGTATGTTTTACGTAATTATTTTTGGAATTAAGTATGTCTTACATAATATTTTTCCCATTTATTAAAATGTAACACGTAACCATGATAAATTTATGTAGATGCATTTGGGAGGATTTAACGAATATGCGGGAGTATTTCAAGTTCTTTGACCCAGAGCTACTCAATGCCACAGACAAAGATGGAATTGTCCACCAAGAAGTTGTTATCAAATCGGCTGAATGGTTGAATACAATGAATAACAAATCTCAGATGTTCTTCATACCGTGGAACTACGAGTATGTACAAGTACTATTTAAGGACTAGTTAAGTATAATTTAATTCTTCTTTTTAAATTAAcacttaatattttcttattaatttcttattagACGTCATTGGATGCTTGAGATCGTTTGTGCTGGGAAGATCATTCACTTGGACCCTTGGCTTAGACATAAACGCCCTAAGATGACTATTGACCTCACACTCCAAaggtacttttcaattttcattttaaaattataattttaattttctataaatttatACCAACTATTGCTAATTAAATCAATATAAATCATTGAATTTAATTAGGGCATATGAACTGCTCGGAGGTTCCAACGAGTTACTTGGAACATTTCCAGGAGTAACCGTTGCAGCGTGTCCAAAACAAACATTGGGAATTGAATGTGGTTTTTATGTACTTAGGTACATTAATGACATTGTGAAAGCTCTAAATTCATTCGTTATTATAAGAGAAAAGGTAATTAAGCTATAATTAGTTCATTTATGTATACCCGTAAATAGGATACTATACTTATAAATAAGTGATACATATAACTATTTACACTTTAATTTTACAGTTTGGAAAGATGGACACATACGATGTGGAGACGATGTTGCTACCACTGCAACATCAATGGTTATCGAAATTGACACGATACTTGTACTAGTTAACTTTAGACTTTTAATTTTAGGCAatacttattttgtttattttttttattagtaagGACTTCACATATTTTGTAATGTATACTTTAACtttgttataatataattacaatATCTTTTGtacttaattttgttatataattgaaataatatttattttaataattaatttataattatttcaaaaaaaaattaatatataattaattatttaataaaaattaatatatatttaaatatttaaataataaccgAAAATATATTTAACAATAACCGAAGATATAGGTCTATTTTCTCTTCTGATATTCGAAACATATGTCTTcggttattaaataaaaattgaagatAAAAGTAACCTACGTCTTCGGTTATTATATAAAAACCGAAGACATAGATTACCTTTCTCTTCGGTTTTTATATAATAACCGAAGACGAAGGTTACTTTTATCTTCGGTTTTTATATAATAACCGAAGACGTAGCCTCACCTTTAACTTCGGTATTTTAAAACATATGTCATCGCCTCAAATGACTTCGGTTGCGATTTTTAATAAAATCCGAAGATAAACTAGCCTAAAAACAGAAGATAAAGGCCCTTTCTCTAGTAGTgttatagtttggaagactgtgaaggatcacatccaactgaagaactttcgggatcagatcttgattatactctgctacagacaggaatcaatggttagagatctgagtggaaggagacattaattccgctgcaatcactgtaagttattcttaacttttatgtgtttagttcatcgttttagaagttcaatattaggttgttaaatcaacatacttgtgagtagatctaagatcctggataaatataataccaacaactggcaccagagccatggtaattgatttgcttgcaagaaatttggacttaaaacgatttgcttgtgatttggatagtttcatgatgtgtcatattgatgtttgattgatgtttgtgaattctgggaaaaataattgattgtctgtatctggaattatttttattcgatagtttggaaaattctaagcaatttacttttttacagaactcgatttcgatttaatttgaattagttatgaatttttgaaaatcgggaaaaatctaggtggtgagcaccttccctacgcgcgcggaaatcatgggCAGGGGTGCTTGCGCCGAGTTTTCTGGGCTATGTCTCCCCttccacgcgcgcggacagcatgcaaagcatgctgtccgtaccacctgctattttcttcgttttcttcgatttttcatgctatttcatggaattaaattccgattttttgtgtagttttgtatgttgatttttgtttttcaaatttcaaatctaattatcagaaataaattaattttaatttttaaagttaattttagatattagtgcaatttgattttgaaaatgggaaaaatcaagttttgcttacctcttttcttattttctttaaaatttgattattttatttttttaaggtcagatattaatttttttttggtaacttgaccttaattaaaataagatcaaaataatcatgataattttaaaagagaaaataaggtatttttgttaattttttaaattttgttatttttttaattaaattaaattgtaaaacaagaaaagggtatgtatttaccattttctattttattatttgatttattaaataacaagaaatttaaaaggaaagttagcaatttaattttgaaatgcatttaggttacccaaaacctaatttttcaaaatggtaggtttaattttaattttatttttcgaaatatagatttaaaattaaataaatcctacatccaactatccagatctaaccttgttgcacgagtatgtgttttagattgtttgtaagtttttctaaaacctattattacttgatctaaattgccagggttaacttgttgacagatcaaatgatctgattttaacccatggttcaattgatgatagatcaagtagataatttgtaacaggtaatttttacaaacttctttcatctgtgtatgacctagtaacatgataggatccatccaaatctgtgtgcctgtgtgagcctatatgtttaatttctattatagatacatataggttgttgttgctaaataaaatgtcataacctgatagattttatttaggctcatttagttaatgggcctattcaattaataacagttgttcattttaaggttaaattcctctcttttgggccttgtgtgagagttgggagccttagaagtgggtgcgacatactggacccagccccctcacatgaacaaccccaattgtgaaggctcatttgcctgatttggataactgtgctaggttaattatattagtttgacctaataaaattgaatagcaacataattaatttcttcgaaattaatttaagaaaaacatagtttaatgaattttatttctagataaactatttgtatttttcttgtatttaattaaataaagaattttaactaactagattctttctcaaaacttacttttattatttcattaaatattcttatttaagttatgaattagtaattactaattttttccttttaacttaaatttgaatatattttgataataatattaagctgaggaattctaggaattagttattgaagattcttaaaagatattattttaagttggttttaaacttaaaaaagggaatatctttaaattaggtagttaccacctaattttgatatttaattaaatgatgtttggaaaattttaagtttgtaaattatagattctttctataataacttaaatcagacattttccagatcttgaaaagatacttagtagaattgaaatattttctagatagttatttccatactaattattatttctaatataggaaaatatcattgattgtgaaaaaaattgtttaataattaattttggtacaattcaattaaggatattttcccttgtattaaattggaaattaatgattaagccttctctatacttaattttttatttcctgaatttaatacatttaattaaattgaaaattgaatatctgagttgattttcataatgatacttagatattgttattttcatgatatttaattaaataagaaaattattttaagttgggtatttccataacaacttaaatttgaataattttcaaaatatattctgtttattttattaatcattttttttttaaattgcatttaattatgcaagatgattttgaatttatcttgaaagatagattgaagttgtaaattaattattttaattaattttgaatcaacttaaatcaatgatcttttcatttaatgattaatttaaaataaaggaactgaaatatattgttagaaattggattaattagtcaagaaaatctagatagataatatttttgcttgaggtattttttctaagtaaagtttgatttattttaaatatatttcgaaaattgtatatttttggaaatacaatatatatatatttttagaaaattttaatttgagttgcaaattaatttaaattaatacaacttaaattaagtaattttcttaatatttgtttgaaaattaacactaagatggaaataattcattttattttcttaaccatctaagattaatttttacagatattaaattaaattttttatttagattctattctaaatttaaaatttaataaat from Cannabis sativa cultivar Pink pepper isolate KNU-18-1 chromosome 2, ASM2916894v1, whole genome shotgun sequence encodes:
- the LOC115720212 gene encoding uncharacterized protein LOC115720212 isoform X3 translates to MCYMGHRRYLPRDHPDRRKKKAYDGTEERDSAPLPMSGEQILEQVEHVDFKYGKTQKRKKTNSCFQRKSIFFRLPYWKDLMVRHCLDVMHIEKNVCDSIIGTLLDIPGKTKDGLSSCLDLVEMGIRQSLAPEQKGKRLYLPPACYTLSKKEKEIVCKSLSNMKVPDGYSSNIKNLVNTDELKLIGMKSHDCHALMQHLLPIAIRSVLPKKVRECLTRVCIFFNQLCGKELEMSKLDALHEDIVKTLCNLERYFPPSFFDIMVHLMVHLVREAKLCGPVWARWMYPFERNMKVLKSYVRNHHRPEASMVECYISEEAVEFCSEYIAGVDTIGITKPRNNSDEFDKGLRGKGEMVTVSKAELDQAQLVLMHNNAEVQPYITEHMELLQSMIPRGHKNKQKWVIDEHRKTFIRWLKNTILAKLRQPNHGVSDVLNRIALGPTFDVWKHQAYIVNGKRFHTKSRDDARMVQNSGVCIVAESLHFATSKDNNPVSGTMTYYGVVNEIWELDYTLFRIALFKCEWVDVNVGIRTDELGFTLVDLNKKGSKDDPFIMATQAVQVFYIPDPANGKWSVVLSTPERKFAENEDDDENDDLMHECFIVGQRVHEQVDDVEHDDVLDDSEFIRNDIEEGIWVDCDSIQKKRKKKRKCV
- the LOC115720212 gene encoding uncharacterized protein LOC115720212 isoform X1, which translates into the protein MCLVDMADNVPTHDCSGDENSGDENLGYCLQPPNHRGPTRMKRICQRMDKGEKIDLEVNDKGEYFGEMISWLGVRCRQTIGINYKDWRYVDQSLKDKIWKDVQRGFNVRADWKKDCLKIAGRIMKDFKTKMTCDVIMPLAKENKVKELAIPPKNHPEIDQEDWVKFVASRLTPEHMALRKAQSDRACQNTSRHHSARRGMVTLREDVKKEIKIQDPARHHVWLKSRKKNNVLVTDLDREIAARIAELEEKVNSGEVLASGRNDILTQALGTPEHPGRVRAAGFTAKASKIFGRKKRAKCSESSSQKQEILQLKKEIEELKKKLYAAQEQDDGNDNSSEENDDHLDDHQEFGGYEDDNQTPPVMYNFSSTNNNEVLLCSDNIHNIVAKGVVLESVSPVTIHTVQYKEGIARVLITEQLQEEAEIAHPIENIRYVYETKDTFLPWPKHLILNLDKVPIFPDVASTHKSSSKGKQIATPHRSPNKGKQISTLPAMSSAGSQSNVRIDQVDKNATFKLEVWAQIPVCLHFLVEEFIRRKGKWSVVEVPTDPDFMPPRTHIILSSEDVEQVGTLNFIGCQGMIFGIRCIWEDLTNMREYFKFFDPELLNATDKDGIVHQEVVIKSAEWLNTMNNKSQMFFIPWNYERHWMLEIVCAGKIIHLDPWLRHKRPKMTIDLTLQRAYELLGGSNELLGTFPGVTVAACPKQTLGIECGFYVLRYINDIVKALNSFVIIREKFGKMDTYDVETMLLPLQHQWLSKLTRYLY
- the LOC115720212 gene encoding uncharacterized protein LOC115720212 isoform X2 — translated: MADNVPTHDCSGDENSGDENLGYCLQPPNHRGPTRMKRICQRMDKGEKIDLEVNDKGEYFGEMISWLGVRCRQTIGINYKDWRYVDQSLKDKIWKDVQRGFNVRADWKKDCLKIAGRIMKDFKTKMTCDVIMPLAKENKVKELAIPPKNHPEIDQEDWVKFVASRLTPEHMALRKAQSDRACQNTSRHHSARRGMVTLREDVKKEIKIQDPARHHVWLKSRKKNNVLVTDLDREIAARIAELEEKVNSGEVLASGRNDILTQALGTPEHPGRVRAAGFTAKASKIFGRKKRAKCSESSSQKQEILQLKKEIEELKKKLYAAQEQDDGNDNSSEENDDHLDDHQEFGGYEDDNQTPPVMYNFSSTNNNEVLLCSDNIHNIVAKGVVLESVSPVTIHTVQYKEGIARVLITEQLQEEAEIAHPIENIRYVYETKDTFLPWPKHLILNLDKVPIFPDVASTHKSSSKGKQIATPHRSPNKGKQISTLPAMSSAGSQSNVRIDQVDKNATFKLEVWAQIPVCLHFLVEEFIRRKGKWSVVEVPTDPDFMPPRTHIILSSEDVEQVGTLNFIGCQGMIFGIRCIWEDLTNMREYFKFFDPELLNATDKDGIVHQEVVIKSAEWLNTMNNKSQMFFIPWNYERHWMLEIVCAGKIIHLDPWLRHKRPKMTIDLTLQRAYELLGGSNELLGTFPGVTVAACPKQTLGIECGFYVLRYINDIVKALNSFVIIREKFGKMDTYDVETMLLPLQHQWLSKLTRYLY